The following are encoded together in the Kribbella sp. CA-293567 genome:
- a CDS encoding PSP1 domain-containing protein: MVMAVSFERYGRLYYLDPGSHRPRVGDKVLVPTDDGPEVAECVWAPQYVTEEIGGLPLCEGVATTADLDRDEQNRQRRADARLIAKRLVREHKLPMKVVGIDFVDRRPDVDQLVIIYFSAPHRVDFRELVRDLARGLRARIELRQVGARDEARLQGGIGPCGRDLCCATFLKDFEPVSVRMAKDQDLPLNPLKISGACGRLMCCLKYEHPLYQEFNAKAPATGTPVETPAGDGVVVGHNVPSDTVVVRLAASGRRCACSRADVCSPRQQYEASDTTTPDAPPVVPVELPLPVVPQAAVTPVEAELAPAPTVDAVSQDEAGKTDEADEESAASARRRRKPRRRRRLSQGEGDNSQDSAVRDGLDDGTGDGSL; this comes from the coding sequence ATGGTGATGGCGGTGTCGTTCGAGCGCTACGGGCGGCTGTACTACCTCGACCCCGGTTCGCACAGACCGCGAGTCGGGGACAAGGTGCTGGTCCCGACCGATGACGGTCCGGAGGTGGCCGAGTGCGTCTGGGCCCCGCAGTACGTCACCGAGGAGATCGGTGGGCTGCCGCTGTGCGAGGGTGTCGCGACCACGGCCGACCTGGACCGCGACGAGCAGAACCGTCAGCGCCGGGCCGACGCGCGGCTGATCGCCAAGCGGCTGGTCCGCGAGCACAAGCTGCCGATGAAGGTGGTCGGGATCGATTTCGTGGATCGCCGGCCGGACGTCGACCAGTTGGTGATCATCTACTTCTCCGCGCCGCACCGGGTGGACTTCCGGGAGCTGGTCCGGGATCTGGCCCGCGGACTGCGGGCGCGGATCGAGCTGCGCCAGGTGGGTGCCCGCGACGAGGCCCGGCTGCAGGGCGGGATCGGGCCGTGCGGGCGCGACCTGTGCTGCGCGACGTTCCTGAAGGACTTCGAGCCGGTCAGCGTGCGGATGGCGAAGGACCAGGATCTGCCGCTCAACCCGCTGAAGATCTCCGGCGCGTGCGGGCGGCTGATGTGCTGCCTGAAGTACGAGCACCCGCTCTACCAGGAGTTCAACGCCAAAGCCCCCGCCACCGGTACGCCGGTCGAAACGCCGGCGGGTGACGGCGTGGTCGTCGGGCACAACGTCCCCAGCGATACCGTGGTGGTCCGCCTTGCCGCCTCCGGTCGCCGCTGCGCCTGCAGCCGAGCGGACGTCTGCTCCCCACGCCAGCAGTACGAAGCATCCGACACCACTACCCCGGACGCCCCGCCCGTCGTTCCGGTGGAGTTGCCGCTGCCGGTCGTACCGCAGGCAGCTGTGACCCCTGTCGAGGCAGAGCTAGCTCCGGCGCCGACAGTTGACGCGGTGTCGCAGGACGAGGCCGGCAAGACGGACGAGGCGGACGAGGAGTCAGCCGCGTCGGCCAGGCGCCGCCGCAAGCCGCGACGCCGCCGCAGGCTGAGTCAGGGTGAAGGCGACAACTCGCAGGACAGCGCGGTACGGGACGGGTTGGACGACGGTACGGGGGACGGCTCGCTGTGA
- a CDS encoding DUF4190 domain-containing protein gives MSYPPGSDPNRPQDVPRDPAPGLPTYGRPPESASSYEPQFGQQVPQYGQPPQQLPPYPQQQAPYGQPQQPQYGQTQYGQPQYGQPQYPAAYGYGYGYPGHQQTKTNGLAIAALICALGGLVIGLSAPVGVALGIAALAQIKKSGESGKGQAIAGIVIGGLLTLFGVALLTILIIIGANSDDYQGSGDRSGQTTYVDSLAVGECYDDAWEEDEVHRRSCATPHDGELISNVTLPATPYPGERPLEDLARNRCDIEFGKYVGTTVQKSELQSDYWVPSEDNWDHGDRLVICAVYGPDDDALTGTVKDSKR, from the coding sequence GTGAGTTATCCACCGGGGTCAGACCCGAATCGGCCGCAGGACGTGCCGCGGGATCCGGCTCCGGGACTGCCGACGTACGGGCGGCCGCCTGAGTCGGCGAGTTCCTACGAGCCGCAGTTCGGGCAACAGGTGCCGCAGTACGGGCAGCCGCCGCAGCAGTTGCCGCCGTACCCGCAGCAGCAGGCGCCGTACGGGCAACCGCAGCAGCCGCAGTACGGGCAAACCCAGTACGGGCAACCTCAGTACGGCCAGCCGCAGTATCCGGCGGCCTACGGCTACGGCTACGGGTATCCAGGGCACCAGCAGACCAAGACGAACGGCCTCGCGATCGCGGCGCTGATCTGCGCGCTGGGTGGTTTGGTGATCGGCCTGAGCGCACCGGTCGGCGTCGCGCTGGGGATCGCCGCGCTGGCGCAGATCAAGAAGAGCGGCGAGTCCGGCAAGGGTCAGGCGATCGCGGGCATCGTGATCGGTGGGCTGCTCACCCTCTTCGGAGTCGCGCTGCTGACGATCCTGATCATCATCGGCGCCAACTCCGACGACTACCAGGGATCCGGCGACCGTTCGGGACAGACCACGTACGTCGACTCGCTGGCGGTCGGCGAGTGCTACGACGACGCGTGGGAGGAGGACGAGGTGCACCGGCGGTCCTGCGCCACACCGCACGACGGCGAACTGATCTCGAACGTCACCCTGCCGGCCACTCCCTACCCCGGTGAACGACCGCTGGAGGACCTGGCCCGCAACCGCTGCGACATCGAGTTCGGCAAGTACGTCGGCACCACGGTGCAGAAGTCGGAACTGCAGTCCGACTACTGGGTGCCGTCGGAGGACAACTGGGACCACGGTGACCGCCTGGTCATCTGTGCCGTCTACGGCCCCGACGACGACGCGCTGACCGGGACCGTCAAGGACAGCAAGCGGTAG
- a CDS encoding DUF4190 domain-containing protein, with protein sequence MTQPPPIQPVRTPLPSAESWLEGVPTPAQRRLDRYAVAAFVTSLPGLVPIAAVLGLIALPRTRRSGVRGRRLAIGALVICGCWLIAIGVAAALNLRGEQRAGIGRTTVISEVRVQQCFDADLDVDTLRQVKIADCATPHTGEAYAKVRAMLTGLSTEQKGTAATQQCATAFQTFVGKPYERSELDMYYVVLEDRAVADGNILCMVGKPGEQLAGSMRGSQR encoded by the coding sequence TTGACCCAACCTCCGCCGATCCAGCCTGTGCGGACGCCGCTCCCGTCGGCAGAGTCCTGGCTGGAGGGCGTGCCGACGCCCGCGCAACGTCGGCTGGATCGCTATGCCGTCGCGGCGTTCGTGACCAGCCTGCCGGGGTTGGTGCCGATCGCGGCGGTGCTCGGACTGATCGCGCTGCCACGGACCCGGCGGTCCGGAGTACGGGGGCGGAGGTTGGCGATCGGCGCGCTGGTGATCTGCGGGTGCTGGCTGATCGCGATCGGGGTCGCCGCCGCGCTCAACCTGCGGGGTGAGCAGCGCGCGGGGATCGGCCGTACGACGGTGATCTCGGAGGTGCGGGTCCAGCAGTGCTTCGACGCCGACCTGGACGTGGACACGCTGCGCCAGGTGAAGATCGCGGACTGTGCCACGCCGCACACCGGTGAGGCGTACGCGAAGGTCCGGGCGATGCTGACCGGGCTGTCCACCGAGCAGAAGGGCACGGCCGCGACGCAGCAGTGCGCGACGGCTTTCCAGACCTTCGTCGGCAAGCCGTACGAGCGGTCGGAACTGGACATGTACTACGTGGTGCTGGAAGATCGTGCCGTTGCTGACGGCAACATCCTGTGCATGGTCGGGAAGCCCGGAGAGCAGTTGGCGGGCTCCATGCGCGGATCTCAGCGCTAG
- a CDS encoding DNA polymerase III subunit delta' has translation MTVWDDLVGQEPAVAVLRKAVSGASARLRGEGGTATNGMTHAWLITGPPGSGRSNAGRAFAAALQCLTEGCGECAVCATALNGAHPDVTLIRTELLSIRVSEIRELVRRAAMSPTQGRWQVMLIEDADRLTDQAADALLKSIEEPAARTVWVLCAPTVEDVVPTIRSRCRLLVLRTPPVAAVAEMLTRQSGIEPELAGFAARAAQGHIGRAKALARDEEVRGRRSKVLEVPFELHDIGACLNAAQRLVEAAKIESKASAAKVDEQERTNLEQALGVGTKGARPREAGAALKELEDQQKARAKRWERDVLDRSLVDLMALYRDVLVVQTGAGAELINAELRQEIERLAGRTSPESTVRRIDALTGCREAIEGNVAPLLALEAMTISLFEG, from the coding sequence ATGACGGTTTGGGACGACCTGGTCGGCCAGGAGCCCGCGGTCGCCGTACTGCGCAAGGCCGTGTCGGGCGCGTCGGCGCGCCTGCGGGGCGAGGGCGGCACGGCCACCAACGGGATGACGCACGCCTGGCTGATCACCGGCCCGCCCGGGTCCGGCCGGTCCAATGCGGGCAGGGCTTTCGCCGCCGCGCTGCAGTGCCTGACCGAGGGCTGCGGCGAGTGCGCGGTCTGCGCCACCGCGCTCAACGGCGCGCACCCCGACGTGACGCTGATCCGCACGGAGCTGCTGTCGATCCGGGTCAGCGAGATCCGCGAACTGGTACGCCGGGCCGCGATGAGCCCGACCCAGGGCCGTTGGCAGGTGATGCTGATCGAGGACGCCGACCGGCTGACCGACCAGGCCGCGGACGCGCTGCTGAAGAGCATCGAGGAGCCGGCGGCACGCACGGTGTGGGTGCTCTGCGCGCCGACGGTCGAGGACGTCGTGCCGACGATCCGGTCGCGCTGCCGTCTGCTGGTACTGCGAACTCCGCCGGTGGCCGCGGTCGCCGAGATGCTGACCCGGCAGTCCGGGATCGAGCCGGAGCTGGCCGGTTTCGCTGCTCGGGCGGCCCAGGGACACATCGGCCGGGCGAAGGCGCTGGCCCGGGACGAGGAGGTCCGCGGCCGGCGGAGCAAGGTGCTGGAGGTCCCGTTCGAGCTGCACGACATCGGCGCCTGCCTGAACGCGGCGCAGCGGCTGGTCGAGGCGGCGAAGATCGAGTCGAAGGCGAGCGCCGCGAAGGTCGACGAGCAGGAACGGACCAATCTCGAGCAGGCGCTCGGCGTCGGCACCAAGGGCGCCAGACCCCGGGAAGCCGGCGCGGCGCTGAAGGAGCTGGAGGACCAGCAGAAGGCGCGGGCGAAACGCTGGGAGCGCGACGTGCTGGACCGGTCACTGGTCGACCTGATGGCCTTGTATCGCGATGTTCTGGTCGTGCAGACCGGTGCGGGAGCAGAACTGATCAACGCCGAACTGCGGCAGGAGATCGAGCGGCTGGCCGGCCGGACCAGCCCCGAGTCGACGGTACGCCGGATCGACGCGCTCACCGGTTGCCGCGAGGCGATCGAGGGCAACGTCGCGCCGCTGCTCGCCCTCGAGGCGATGACGATCTCCCTGTTCGAGGGCTGA
- the tmk gene encoding dTMP kinase: MPEVYDPLTDPAPAHDVRAVLRIKAFRRLWIGFGLSSLGDWIGLLALTAMAKSFAGDDYQAANFAIGGVLFLRVLPALVMGPVAGWVADRLDRRATMIIGDFVRAAFFVSIPIVGTLTWVLVATVLIEIVSLIWGPAKDASVPNLVPRHRLEAANQLSLITTYGSALPAAAIFTAITLATRGLGGNFSINLAVYVNAATFFISGLAIISVAEIGRSGRHDHEGHPTLWRTMVEGWSYVTGTPVVRGLVVGISGAFAAGAVVIGLGRTYVEDLDAGDPGYGVLFGAVFGGLALGMGFAPRIFSGLSRRRLFSAGLVGSGIGLAGLALIQQIEIATMIAILLGFCAGASWVSGYTLLGLEVPDAVRGRTFAFVQSAVRTVLAVTLAIAPFVAGAIGRRTVSAGGRSISYNGAAMTMLIAAVLATVIGVVAWRQMDDRPGVPFWRDLRRSFGKTPGVYPTTGLFIALEGGEGAGKSTQSALLVEWLTEQGQEVLLTREPGATDLGRTLRQIVLDPATGDISHRAEALLYAADKAEHVDKVIKPALKSGAVVITDRYVDSALAYQGSGRDLKLDEVERVNRWATDDLRPNLTILLDLPPKSGLGRFEERDRIEAQSAEFHERVRTAFLELAAAEPQHYLVLDGSQDRAEIAAQIRARLLPLLPKVG; the protein is encoded by the coding sequence GTGCCGGAGGTATACGACCCGCTGACTGATCCTGCACCGGCGCACGACGTGCGCGCGGTGTTGCGGATCAAGGCGTTCCGGCGGCTCTGGATCGGGTTCGGGCTGTCCAGCCTGGGCGACTGGATCGGGCTGCTGGCGCTGACCGCGATGGCGAAGTCCTTCGCCGGCGACGACTACCAGGCGGCCAACTTCGCGATCGGTGGCGTGCTGTTCCTGCGGGTGCTGCCCGCGCTGGTGATGGGACCGGTGGCCGGCTGGGTCGCCGACCGGCTGGACCGGCGCGCGACGATGATCATCGGCGACTTCGTCCGGGCGGCGTTCTTCGTCAGCATCCCGATCGTCGGCACCCTCACCTGGGTGCTGGTGGCGACCGTGCTGATCGAGATCGTCAGCCTGATCTGGGGCCCGGCCAAGGACGCCAGCGTGCCCAACCTGGTGCCCCGGCACCGGCTGGAGGCGGCCAACCAGCTGAGCCTGATCACCACCTACGGGTCGGCGCTGCCGGCGGCCGCGATCTTCACCGCGATCACGCTGGCCACCCGCGGTCTGGGCGGCAACTTCTCGATCAACCTGGCCGTCTACGTGAACGCGGCCACCTTCTTCATCTCCGGCCTGGCGATCATCTCGGTCGCGGAGATCGGCCGCTCCGGCCGCCACGACCACGAGGGCCATCCGACCCTGTGGCGCACGATGGTCGAGGGCTGGTCCTACGTCACCGGTACGCCGGTGGTGCGTGGCCTGGTGGTCGGCATCTCGGGCGCCTTCGCGGCCGGCGCGGTCGTGATCGGCCTCGGCCGGACCTACGTCGAGGACCTGGACGCGGGCGATCCCGGGTACGGCGTGCTCTTCGGCGCCGTCTTCGGCGGTCTCGCGCTGGGGATGGGGTTCGCGCCGCGGATCTTCTCCGGCCTGTCGCGCCGCCGGCTGTTCTCCGCCGGCCTGGTCGGGTCGGGGATCGGGCTGGCCGGCCTGGCGCTGATCCAGCAGATCGAGATCGCCACCATGATCGCGATCCTGCTCGGCTTCTGCGCCGGCGCCTCCTGGGTCTCCGGCTACACGCTGCTCGGGCTCGAGGTGCCGGACGCGGTGCGTGGCCGGACCTTCGCGTTCGTGCAGTCCGCGGTCCGGACGGTGCTCGCGGTCACGCTGGCGATCGCGCCGTTCGTCGCGGGCGCGATCGGGCGCCGGACGGTGTCGGCCGGTGGCCGCTCGATCAGCTACAACGGCGCCGCGATGACGATGCTGATCGCCGCGGTGCTGGCCACCGTGATCGGGGTGGTCGCCTGGCGGCAGATGGACGACCGTCCCGGCGTACCGTTCTGGCGCGACCTGCGCCGCAGCTTCGGCAAGACTCCCGGGGTCTATCCGACCACCGGCCTGTTCATCGCGCTCGAGGGTGGCGAAGGCGCGGGCAAGTCGACGCAGTCCGCCCTGCTGGTCGAGTGGTTGACCGAGCAGGGCCAGGAGGTGCTGCTCACCCGCGAGCCGGGCGCCACCGACCTGGGGAGGACGCTGCGCCAGATCGTGCTCGACCCGGCGACCGGCGACATCTCGCACCGCGCCGAAGCCCTCCTGTACGCCGCCGACAAGGCGGAGCACGTCGACAAGGTGATCAAACCGGCGCTCAAGTCCGGCGCCGTCGTCATCACCGACCGGTACGTCGACTCCGCGCTGGCCTACCAAGGCTCCGGGCGGGACCTGAAGCTGGACGAGGTCGAGCGGGTGAACCGCTGGGCGACCGACGACCTGCGGCCCAACCTGACGATCCTGCTGGACCTGCCCCCCAAGAGTGGGCTCGGCCGATTCGAGGAGCGAGACCGGATCGAGGCCCAGTCCGCCGAGTTTCACGAACGGGTCCGGACGGCGTTCCTGGAGCTCGCGGCGGCCGAGCCGCAGCACTACCTGGTCCTCGACGGCAGCCAGGACCGGGCCGAGATCGCGGCGCAGATCCGGGCTCGCCTGCTGCCGCTGCTGCCGAAGGTGGGGTAG
- a CDS encoding glycoside hydrolase family 2 TIM barrel-domain containing protein: MLAPRAWLDDDSARVPLGGEWRFRLSASLEEAPDDLTEPAVSGWDTIVVPGHWQLAGYGAPAYTNIDYPFPVDPPRVPTANPTGDYVRTVTVPGDWDGRQVVLRFEGVDSRFAVFVDGTPVGWSSGSRLPSEFDLTELVAPGKEVRIAVRVHQWSAGSYVEDQDMWWLSGIFREVNLLGLAPQAPTDVFVHASYADGAGTLKVDSDVPGTVVVEELGLEFPTGFETPVPAVEPWSAESPRLYGAVLRTAGGEVRLKVGFRTVAIVDGVLTVNGNRVLFNGVNRHEFHPDRGRALTEQDMLDDVLIMKRAGINAVRTSHYPPHPHFLDLCDQYGLYVVDECDLETHGFGYEPEPPKLPNPVMDPRFEADLVDRMRRMVERDKNHPSIVIWSLGNECGMGENLRSMYAFTRDRDPSRPVHYERDTQAEFVDVYSQMYTSPEDVARIGEDPSSYRGLPFILCEYGHAMGNGPGGLADYHALFEKYPRCQGGFIWEFIDHGLRTSVDGKEFYAYGGDFGEEIHDGNFVCDGLLFPDRTPTPGMLEYVKVIEPLVIGGDATGITITNRYEVLDTSHLTLRVVTEIAGEMVGSGNLPVPLIGPGETAVLELPPGIIAQAEAGLPETWVTITAELTEPTSWAEAGHRIAWGQIRLDQPTGPRHIAAAAPEGGVMADVSNTATGADAAAGGGASAGGASLAETATASTSSSSGAEVAGGGEARHARSNAGEDVTAGVHGIGVASLGISNLRLDVWRAPIDNDVIPGVSDAWREAGLHRVQHRVVSAGLVDGAWEVVTRTAPPALQWGLVATWRWTHGQNGSVVLDLSVEPDGQVPATLPRLGITFELPKVGQVEWFGTGPSEAYVDTRAAAAVGKYSGTIAQLQTPYVRPQENGHRIDTRWAQLDSLRVEAAPDLFGLTVRDWTTADLANAKHAPDLVAGDTTYVTLDLAQAGIGSNSCGPALPDRYQLHTAAASLSLRFTTG, translated from the coding sequence GTGCTGGCTCCGCGGGCCTGGCTGGATGATGATTCGGCTCGGGTGCCGCTCGGTGGGGAGTGGAGGTTTCGGCTCTCGGCCAGTTTGGAGGAGGCGCCGGACGATCTGACGGAGCCTGCCGTCTCGGGCTGGGACACGATCGTGGTGCCGGGGCACTGGCAGCTCGCGGGGTACGGGGCGCCGGCGTACACGAATATCGACTATCCCTTTCCGGTCGATCCGCCGCGGGTGCCGACGGCCAATCCGACCGGGGACTACGTCCGGACCGTGACTGTGCCGGGGGACTGGGACGGGCGCCAGGTGGTGTTGCGGTTCGAGGGGGTGGACTCGCGCTTCGCGGTGTTCGTCGACGGGACTCCGGTCGGGTGGTCGTCGGGGTCGCGGCTGCCGAGCGAGTTCGACCTGACCGAACTGGTTGCCCCCGGCAAAGAGGTGCGGATCGCGGTCCGGGTGCACCAGTGGTCGGCCGGGTCCTACGTCGAGGACCAGGACATGTGGTGGTTGTCCGGGATCTTCCGTGAGGTCAACCTGCTCGGACTCGCGCCGCAGGCTCCGACCGATGTGTTCGTGCACGCCTCGTACGCCGATGGCGCCGGCACGCTGAAGGTCGACTCCGACGTGCCGGGCACCGTGGTCGTCGAGGAGCTCGGGCTGGAGTTCCCGACCGGGTTCGAGACGCCGGTTCCGGCGGTCGAGCCGTGGAGTGCCGAGAGCCCACGCCTCTACGGCGCCGTACTGCGGACCGCGGGCGGCGAGGTCCGCCTCAAGGTCGGCTTCCGGACGGTGGCGATCGTGGACGGCGTACTGACGGTGAACGGCAACCGGGTGCTCTTCAACGGGGTCAACCGGCACGAGTTCCACCCCGATCGTGGCCGGGCGCTGACCGAACAGGACATGCTCGACGACGTGCTGATCATGAAGCGGGCCGGGATCAACGCGGTCCGCACCAGCCACTACCCGCCGCACCCGCACTTCCTCGACCTGTGCGACCAGTACGGCCTGTACGTCGTCGACGAGTGCGACCTGGAGACCCACGGTTTCGGCTACGAGCCCGAGCCGCCGAAGCTGCCGAACCCAGTGATGGATCCGCGCTTCGAGGCCGACCTGGTCGACCGGATGCGGCGGATGGTCGAGCGGGACAAGAACCACCCGAGCATCGTCATCTGGTCGCTCGGCAACGAGTGCGGGATGGGCGAGAACCTTCGTTCGATGTACGCGTTCACCCGTGATCGCGATCCGTCGCGGCCGGTGCACTACGAGCGGGACACGCAGGCGGAGTTCGTGGACGTGTACTCGCAGATGTACACGTCGCCGGAGGACGTCGCGCGGATCGGCGAGGACCCTTCGTCGTACCGGGGGTTGCCGTTCATCCTGTGCGAGTACGGGCACGCGATGGGCAACGGGCCGGGCGGGCTGGCCGACTACCACGCGCTGTTCGAGAAGTACCCGCGGTGCCAGGGCGGGTTCATCTGGGAGTTCATCGACCACGGGTTGCGGACGTCGGTGGACGGCAAGGAGTTCTACGCGTACGGCGGTGACTTCGGCGAGGAGATCCACGACGGCAACTTCGTCTGCGACGGGCTGCTGTTCCCGGACCGGACGCCGACGCCGGGGATGCTGGAGTACGTCAAGGTGATCGAGCCGCTGGTGATCGGCGGTGATGCCACCGGGATCACCATCACCAACCGGTACGAGGTGCTGGACACCAGCCACCTGACCCTCCGAGTGGTCACCGAGATCGCGGGCGAAATGGTCGGCAGCGGGAATCTTCCGGTCCCGCTGATCGGCCCGGGCGAGACTGCCGTGCTGGAGCTGCCGCCGGGCATCATCGCTCAGGCCGAGGCGGGGCTCCCGGAAACCTGGGTCACCATCACGGCAGAGCTGACGGAGCCGACCAGCTGGGCCGAGGCCGGGCACCGGATCGCATGGGGCCAGATTCGGCTGGACCAGCCGACTGGGCCGCGCCACATCGCGGCGGCTGCGCCTGAAGGCGGCGTGATGGCCGACGTAAGCAACACCGCGACCGGTGCGGACGCCGCAGCTGGCGGCGGTGCAAGCGCTGGGGGAGCTTCGCTTGCCGAGACGGCAACTGCCTCCACCTCTTCTTCGTCCGGTGCCGAGGTCGCCGGAGGCGGCGAGGCGCGGCACGCGCGGAGTAACGCGGGGGAGGACGTCACCGCCGGAGTTCACGGCATCGGCGTTGCCTCGCTGGGAATCAGCAACCTGCGGCTGGATGTCTGGCGAGCTCCGATCGACAACGACGTGATCCCGGGGGTTTCAGACGCCTGGAGAGAAGCCGGGCTGCATCGGGTGCAGCACCGGGTGGTGTCGGCTGGGCTGGTCGACGGTGCTTGGGAGGTTGTCACCAGGACGGCGCCGCCGGCGCTGCAGTGGGGTCTGGTCGCTACCTGGCGCTGGACTCACGGGCAGAACGGGTCAGTCGTGCTCGACCTCTCTGTAGAGCCCGACGGCCAGGTCCCGGCGACCTTGCCACGATTGGGCATCACCTTCGAGCTGCCGAAGGTCGGTCAGGTCGAGTGGTTCGGCACCGGCCCCAGCGAGGCGTACGTCGACACCCGCGCCGCCGCGGCGGTCGGTAAGTACTCCGGCACGATCGCACAACTGCAGACGCCCTACGTGCGCCCGCAGGAGAACGGTCATCGCATCGACACCCGCTGGGCTCAGCTGGACTCGTTGCGGGTGGAGGCTGCTCCCGACCTCTTCGGCCTGACCGTCCGGGACTGGACCACAGCCGACCTGGCCAACGCGAAGCACGCGCCCGACCTGGTCGCCGGCGACACCACCTACGTCACTCTCGACCTGGCGCAGGCAGGTATCGGCTCCAACTCCTGTGGCCCGGCCCTCCCCGACCGGTACCAGCTCCACACGGCGGCAGCCTCGTTGTCGCTCCGCTTCACCACCGGCTGA
- a CDS encoding Fur family transcriptional regulator — protein sequence MPGTAKGPAEVTAQRLRERGERVTPARLAVVEVLAATDEHLSAEQIGERAEELRPGIHRATVYRALDALGEFGLVTHVHLGRAGTTYHLAGELAPRHLHLRCSECGTVVDVAGDILDPVRRKLLRELGFHLAPEQVALVGVCKDCSAQ from the coding sequence ATGCCCGGTACTGCGAAGGGCCCGGCCGAGGTCACCGCGCAACGCCTCCGAGAACGAGGCGAACGCGTGACCCCGGCCCGGCTCGCCGTGGTCGAGGTACTGGCCGCCACCGACGAACACCTGAGCGCCGAGCAGATCGGCGAACGGGCCGAGGAACTGCGGCCGGGCATCCACCGGGCAACGGTCTACCGGGCGCTGGACGCGCTGGGCGAGTTCGGCCTGGTGACGCACGTCCACCTCGGGCGCGCCGGTACGACGTACCACTTGGCGGGTGAGCTGGCCCCCCGGCATCTGCATCTGCGGTGCAGCGAGTGCGGGACAGTGGTGGATGTGGCGGGGGACATTTTGGATCCCGTGCGGCGCAAGCTGCTGCGTGAGCTGGGCTTCCACCTGGCGCCGGAGCAGGTCGCGCTGGTGGGGGTCTGCAAGGACTGCAGCGCTCAATAG